A part of Caretta caretta isolate rCarCar2 chromosome 1, rCarCar1.hap1, whole genome shotgun sequence genomic DNA contains:
- the LOC125645393 gene encoding olfactory receptor 2AT4-like — protein MNNCNSNSSAKDFYLIGFPALQDFQIPLFLVFLLFYLLILIGNVIIIAVVVVDQTLHRPMYFFLANLSALDILLTTTTIPKMLAVFLVNAKTISFHGCFLQMYCFHGLAVTESLLLVVMSYDRYEAICNPLHYPVKMTKRVNIQLAACAWVTALLIPIPVVFQTSQLTFGDTTVVYHCFCDHLAVVQAACSDFSASFQTFLGFSIAMTVSVVPLMLVTLSYVHIIVSIFKINSKGGRSKAFSTCTSHLIVVGTYYSSIAVAYISYRTDMPIDIHVMSNVIFAILTPLLNPLIYTLRNKEVNCAVKKIVFLKIFPPSEKL, from the coding sequence ATGAATAACTGCAACAGCAATTCTTCCGCTAAAGATTTTTATCTCATTGGATTTCCTGCACTTCAAGATTTCCAGATCCCTCTTTTCCTTGTATTTTTGTTATTCTACCTGCTAATACTAATTGGTAATGTCATTATTATAGCTGTAGTTGTGGTCGATCAAACACTTCACAGACCCATGTACTTTTTCCTAGCTAATCTTTCTGCCTTGGATATACTGCTTACAACTACTACCATTCCCAAAATGTTGGCAGTGTTTCTGGTCAATGCCAAAACTATTTCTTTTCATGGTTGCTTTCTACAGATGTATTGTTTTCATGGTCTTGCGGTGACTGAATCGCTGCTTCTTGTAGTCATGTCTTACGATCGTTATGAAGCAATTTGTAATCCTTTGCATTATCCAGTTAAAATGACAAAAAGAGTAAACATTCAACTGGCAGCATGTGCCTGGGTAACTGCATTGTTAATACCAATACCTGTCGTATTCCAGACCTCTCAGTTAACATTTGGAGACACAACCGTAGTTTACCATTGCTTTTGTGATCACTTGGCAGTTGTGCAAGCAGCTTGTTCAGATTTCAGTGCCTCTTTTCAGACTTTCTTGGGGTTTTCCATTGCCATGACTGTTTCAGTCGTGCCGCTTATGCTTGTCACCCTCTCATATGTTCACATCATTGTCTCCATATTCAAGATTAACTCTAAAGGAGGTCGCAGTAAGGCATTTTCTACTTGCACTTCTCATTTGATTGTGGTTGGCACTTACTATTCGTCCATTGCCGTGGCATATATTTCCTACAGAACTGACATGCCTATTGATATCCATGTAATGAGCAATGTTATTTTTGCTATTTTAACTCCTTTGTTAAATCCACTCATTTATACTTTGCGAAACAAGGAAGTAAATTGTGCAGTAAAAAAGATTGTTTTTCTGAAGATCTTTCCTCCTTCTGAAAAACTGTAA